Genomic window (Luteibacter yeojuensis):
GCTCGGTTTCGGGAAAGGGCGGGAGGTATCGGAATTGAGTGTCGACCAAGCGTCGGGGTCAACCTCAGCTTTGAGGGTTGTCTTCAGCGCCTTGTACGGGTCGTTCGCGCCGAGGAAGTAGGCATGGCGAACGAAGAAGGACTCCTCGTTGTAGTCAGTGTCCAGGAACCAGCAGGCTATGCCCTCTGCGTCGTCGCTGCGGACTTCGCCGGTGCTGGGATGGAACACGTCCACGCCGTTGATCTTGACCACCAGTTGCCCATCGGCAGGCACGTCGATGACGTCGCGCTTGCCATCGTATCTACGGATGCTACGGCCTTGCGTATCCAGCACATCCACATCCGGCTCACCGAAGATCACGAACAGGTTGCCCTTGCCGGTGTTCTTCAGGTCTTCGGCCATGTGCAGGTCAGCGTTCATGCGAGCCTTGAGCACGTGGATGCGGCCGAGTTTGCTGAATTCGCTGGCCGGCGCGTCGTAGTTGAAGGCGCAGGCGATGAGTACGTCGAAGTTGGCATCGCCGGCTTCGCGGGCGGCATCGACCAAATCAGCTCGGGTGACTGTACCGAACTCAGGGCCGACCAGAATACCTGCTCGTTTCACCTGTTCGTTTTCCAGATAGCGGCCTTCGGCGCAGATCAAGTCACCCGGCCACGGTTCCAGTGAGGTGAATTCGATCTTGTCGGCCTTATGCGCCTGCTGCACACCGGCGGTGCGCAGGTTGGCCAGGATCAGGCTGGCAAAGTCTTGGCCATATTCGGCCTGGGTTTCGGCCACGTGGTCGATCAGCTCATCTTCCTCGTCCACGCCCAGCACGCGGTGCGGGCTGAGGGATTCCACGGTGAAGGGGCCGGCCACGCGCACCTTCTTCCTGTCCTCGTAGGGCTTGTCATAGAGGAACTCGAACTCGGCCTTAGCGGCGATGGACGCGTCGATTTCCTGCTGGCGGGCGGTACGCTGCTGCCACCAGTCGGCGTGGAGCTTCTTGGCTTCCTCGCTCCACTTGACATCGGTTTCGCGCGGAATTTCCCATTCCTGCCACTTCTTGCCGAGCGCCTGGTTCAAATCTGCGCGCAGCGGCTCAAGTACGGCCTGGAACTTGTCCCAGATAACGTCGATCTCGGCATTGTTGGCGATGGATTTGAGGGTGATATGCGGCACGCGCTCATAAACGAAGCCGTGAGCGATGTTGTCGTAAGTGGATTGGCTGGACGGCGCGCTGCGGGTGATTTCGGCTTCCTTCAACTGGCCGTCGCAGGAGTCGGCCAGCAGGTAGAACGGGTAGCGCGCGCCCATGATGCGGGCGCGGGCCAGCGCCAGCGCGACGCGGCTGGTGTCGATAGTGATCCAGCGGCGGCCCCATTGTTCGGCGACATAAGCGGTGGTGCCGGAGCCGCAGGTTGGATCGAGCACTAGATCGCCCGGGTCGGAAGCGATCAGCATGCATCGCTGCACAATCCGCGTATCGGTTTGGACAACGTACGTTCTACTTTCGCCAAATCCACCAGATCGAAGATCGGACCAAACCGTATTAAATGGCCTATATCTCGCTCCATCAAAATATGCTTTCCAACCAACAGAGTTGCCGACCTTGTACATTCGGTTAGATTTTGCGAGTCGAGTAAGGCCGATCTCCGTGGTCTGCCATCCATACTGACCAGGAGGTCTGTACGACACGCCTTGAAATGAGAAAGGAAACCTACTTGATGGACCACCTGTTTGGGAATAAGTGGGATAGATGCGAAGCACCCGCCCCTCAGGCAACGTGTCAAGCCGCATCTTCTGCTTGAGAGATAGATCTATTACTTTACCTTTATCTGTCTCTACACAAAGGTATCGTTCGTTTGGATTCTCAAAGACATCCGTGGGATTCAAAGCATTGCGGTACTTAACTTTATCCTTATCTCTCGCAAACCAGAGTATGAAGTCGTTTGTCGACGGCAGAAGCACTGATGACAAGGCGCTTGCCTTTGAAATTACAATCTCTCGACAGAAATTCTCGTCTCCAAAAACTTCATCCATCAACGCGCGGACGCGATGGACATTCTCATCGCCAATCTGCACAAAGATCGACCCGGACTCCGTCAACAAGTCCCGCGCCACCATCAACCGATCGCGCAAATACGTCAGATACGAATGAATTCCGTCGCGCCAGGTATCGCGGAAGGCCTTCACCTGCTCCGGCTCGCGAGTGATGTGGTCGGCGTTGCCGTCCTTCACGTCGCGGCTGGTGGTTGACCATTGGAAGTTGCTGTTGAATTTGATGCCGTAGGGCGGATCGAAATAGATGCACTGCACCTTGCCGCGCAGCCCCTCGCGCTCAGCCAGAGAGGCCATCACTTGCAAGCTGTCGCCCAGGATCATGCGGTTCTGCCAGTGGCCTTCGTGCTGGTAGAACTCGGTACGATCCGCACCTTCGGGCAGGCCGTTGAAGTCGCCGAACAGGTCCAGTGTGTCCTGTTTCGGCGCTGCGGCCTCGCGCTGGGCTTCAGTCTGGCGTCGCAGATCGTCGATCAGCGCCTTGGGTTTGACCTTCTCCTGGATGTATAGCGGTGGCGCATTGACCACGAGGTCGGACCAGTCCTGCTGGTCCTTGCCGCGCCAGATGAGTTGCGGATCCAGGTCGCGATTGAGCCGCTGCTGGAATTCCGAGGACGTCTTGCCCGTGCCGTGCGGAGCGCATAGTTCCTCCAGCCATTGCCGGTTGGCGCGCGGGTAGGCCACCTTCACCGGCGCCTGCTCATGCTGCTGCATCACCGACTGGTGTTCCACGGTCGGGATGTTCTTGCGTTTGGCCTCGGTATGCGTGATCTGTTCGATACCCTTGCTGGGCATCTGTGTTTTCTTCGTTGCCATCTCAGTGTTCCTTGTTTCCCGGCGCGGGCACAGCCGATTCAATCATTTGGTTGAACTTTGCTTCGACCTCTTTGGCAAAGTCTTCCTGCATTTCGTACACATCGCCAAACTCGGCAAAGGCCCAGCGGCCGTGCGTGCCGAGGTGATTCACGCCGGGAATCCAGTAGGTGTCCATGGTGGACTTTTTTTCTTTCGCATCCTCGCGCCGGTAGCCCTTGATCTCGACGATCAGGTTCAGCGGGTCGTTCTTGCCGTGACCATCGTCCACTTGCACGATGAAGTCTGGGATGTAGATGCGGTTGGCCGAGCCGAAGCGGTATGGCACTTCCAGGCCGAGGTTGTGGTTCTTGGTATAGGCCAGCACACTGGGGTGCGACTCGGCGACGCGGCAGAATTCGGATTCCCAGCCGCTGTCCAGGATCACCCAGTTGACTTGGTTCTTGGGCGGCGGCCCAAGGGTTTCCCAACGGTCTTCGCGAGAGGTGTTGAAGCGCACGTGCGCGGTGCTGCCGGTGGGGTTGAATGGGTCGAGGATGGCCTTGACCTGCTGGCCTTTCTCTAGTTCGCGCTTGACGATGCCGCGAGTAATCTTCTGGCAGGCCAGGTCGGCCAGTTCACGGTGCATCAACTGCGCCGGATAGGTGCCACCCTTACATTCCAGGCACTCCTCCAGCCACTCACGCACGATGCGCTTAAGCTGGCCGAACAGGGCGATCGGTGCATCCTGGCCTTGGTCGCGCCAGTGCTCGAACAGCAGGTGCTTGGTCAGCTCCATCAGCAGCGTGGACTGGCGCACGTCGCCTAGGTACTTGAGGTTCAGTTCCACCGCTTCGCCGATAATGCCGGCGTTGCGGGTTTCCGTGGGGCCGACTTGCTCTGGCGTCAATGTCAGATGATCGTCGGTGCCAAAGGCGGCTTCCAGCCTTTCCTCCGGCAGTTCGACACGATAGCCCTGCACGCGCGGAAATCGGATTTCCTGAGAGTCGCGTTCCGGGCGCAGTGCCTTGACGGTGACGGTTTCGCGCGGCTTGGGCGGGGTGGCAACTACCGGCTTGGCGGTGAAGTCGAAGGGAATGCCGAACACGTCAGCATATTCCACGTCGAACAATCCCTGCTCGTTCAATTCATAGGACTGGCGGCGCAGAGCTCGGCCAATCACCTGTTCGCAAAGCAACTGGGTCCCGAACGCACGCACACCGAGTACGTGGGTAACGGTATTGGCATCCCAGCCCTCGGTGAGCATGGACACCGACACGACGCACCGGATTTGCTCGCCCAGGCGGCCCTGCTTGCCAACGGTGTTCATCACTTCGCGCAGCAATTCGCTGTCACTCAGGTTCTCGGCTTGTCTGCGGTCGCCAGTGCGCTCGATGATTTCGCGCTTGAAACGCTCGATCTCGTCGGCGGCCATACCCCGGAAGTTGTCGTCCAGCGCCTCGCCGGATTCGAGCTGTTCGCTGTCGATCAGCAGGGTATTCGGGCGCGCCAGCGGCTCACCGTGTTCGTCGTAATTGCGGAACAGTTCCAGTCGGCCAGCCTGGTAGCTGACCTTGCCATCGTCATTACGACGATCAAAGCCGGAAATGTAATCGAACACCAGCTTGGAGGTGGCGGTGTTGTTGCACACCACGATGAAGCACGGCGGCACCTTGATGCCGGCCTGCTTCCAAGCTTCGTAGGTTTTGAGGTAGTGGCCGTAAAGCGCGTCCAGCGCGCTTTTCAGCAATTGCGGAATATCTTCTGGATCGGCCTGTGCACCCTTGCCGCGCCCCTTTTTGGGCATCTTCTTGCCTATGTGCTTCCATAGATCGCGGAACATCGGCATGTCGAAGTCGCCGGGCAGGTTCTGTGCAATCGGCACACGCGGCAACTTGACGATGCCGCACTCGATGGCATCCATCAACGAGAAGTCACTCATCGTCCACGGGAACAAGGTGCCTTCCACGTAGCCGGAACCGGCCAGGAAGAATGGCGTGGCCGAGAGGTCGATGACCTGTTGCACGCCCAGCTTGCGGTTCACGGCTTCGAGGCCGGAAATCCACAGGCGCGCGGCTTCGTTCTCGTCCTTGACGTGTTCCTTGGCGGCTTTGAGGTCATCGCCGGTCAGGGGGTTGCCCTTGTCGTCGATGAAATCGTCGTCGGAAGCGGGCTTTTCACGATAGCAATGGTGCGCCTCGTCGTTGATGGCGAGAATGTTCTTCAGCCCCATCAATTCCGGCATGACCCGCTGGAGCATCTGCCCCTCGGTTTCCAGCGTGTCCAGCTCGCTGCCGGTGCGGCCTTGCAGCAAGCGACGGCCGCCCTTGGACAATTCCATGCGTTCGCGCAGCTTGAAGGCGTGGTAGTTGGTGATGACAATCTTGGCCTTGTCCAGATCCGCCAGCATGTCGCGGGGCACGATCTCGCGGCTGGCGTAATAGCTGTCCGCATCATTGGGCAGCAGCACGCGCAGGCGATCCTTGATGGTCAGGCCAGGGGCGACCAGCAGGAAGCCTCGGGTGAATTTCTTGCTCTGCGGATGGCGCACGGCATTGACCGTCTGCCAAGCGATGAGCATGGCCATGACTGTGGTCTTTCCTGCGCCGGTGGCCAGCTTCAGTGCCAGGCGCATCAGGCCGGGGTTGGCAT
Coding sequences:
- a CDS encoding site-specific DNA-methyltransferase, giving the protein MATKKTQMPSKGIEQITHTEAKRKNIPTVEHQSVMQQHEQAPVKVAYPRANRQWLEELCAPHGTGKTSSEFQQRLNRDLDPQLIWRGKDQQDWSDLVVNAPPLYIQEKVKPKALIDDLRRQTEAQREAAAPKQDTLDLFGDFNGLPEGADRTEFYQHEGHWQNRMILGDSLQVMASLAEREGLRGKVQCIYFDPPYGIKFNSNFQWSTTSRDVKDGNADHITREPEQVKAFRDTWRDGIHSYLTYLRDRLMVARDLLTESGSIFVQIGDENVHRVRALMDEVFGDENFCREIVISKASALSSVLLPSTNDFILWFARDKDKVKYRNALNPTDVFENPNERYLCVETDKGKVIDLSLKQKMRLDTLPEGRVLRIYPTYSQTGGPSSRFPFSFQGVSYRPPGQYGWQTTEIGLTRLAKSNRMYKVGNSVGWKAYFDGARYRPFNTVWSDLRSGGFGESRTYVVQTDTRIVQRCMLIASDPGDLVLDPTCGSGTTAYVAEQWGRRWITIDTSRVALALARARIMGARYPFYLLADSCDGQLKEAEITRSAPSSQSTYDNIAHGFVYERVPHITLKSIANNAEIDVIWDKFQAVLEPLRADLNQALGKKWQEWEIPRETDVKWSEEAKKLHADWWQQRTARQQEIDASIAAKAEFEFLYDKPYEDRKKVRVAGPFTVESLSPHRVLGVDEEDELIDHVAETQAEYGQDFASLILANLRTAGVQQAHKADKIEFTSLEPWPGDLICAEGRYLENEQVKRAGILVGPEFGTVTRADLVDAAREAGDANFDVLIACAFNYDAPASEFSKLGRIHVLKARMNADLHMAEDLKNTGKGNLFVIFGEPDVDVLDTQGRSIRRYDGKRDVIDVPADGQLVVKINGVDVFHPSTGEVRSDDAEGIACWFLDTDYNEESFFVRHAYFLGANDPYKALKTTLKAEVDPDAWSTLNSDTSRPFPKPSNGRFAVKVINHLGDEVMKVFKVQ
- a CDS encoding BPTD_3080 family restriction endonuclease, which codes for MSDQFFNQPILNSPYDYPSRHWELDDSGQPTQQIVESRRASSFISPIPKPRRHRGEQATLALDEVENLADDGQRYRHSELINSVRREVDAWRRLPPTQWRVTPETARLLEHWRNHKFAGVRPFFCQVEAAETAIWLTEVVPQLGKSGERFLDHLKRVSNDANPGLMRLALKLATGAGKTTVMAMLIAWQTVNAVRHPQSKKFTRGFLLVAPGLTIKDRLRVLLPNDADSYYASREIVPRDMLADLDKAKIVITNYHAFKLRERMELSKGGRRLLQGRTGSELDTLETEGQMLQRVMPELMGLKNILAINDEAHHCYREKPASDDDFIDDKGNPLTGDDLKAAKEHVKDENEAARLWISGLEAVNRKLGVQQVIDLSATPFFLAGSGYVEGTLFPWTMSDFSLMDAIECGIVKLPRVPIAQNLPGDFDMPMFRDLWKHIGKKMPKKGRGKGAQADPEDIPQLLKSALDALYGHYLKTYEAWKQAGIKVPPCFIVVCNNTATSKLVFDYISGFDRRNDDGKVSYQAGRLELFRNYDEHGEPLARPNTLLIDSEQLESGEALDDNFRGMAADEIERFKREIIERTGDRRQAENLSDSELLREVMNTVGKQGRLGEQIRCVVSVSMLTEGWDANTVTHVLGVRAFGTQLLCEQVIGRALRRQSYELNEQGLFDVEYADVFGIPFDFTAKPVVATPPKPRETVTVKALRPERDSQEIRFPRVQGYRVELPEERLEAAFGTDDHLTLTPEQVGPTETRNAGIIGEAVELNLKYLGDVRQSTLLMELTKHLLFEHWRDQGQDAPIALFGQLKRIVREWLEECLECKGGTYPAQLMHRELADLACQKITRGIVKRELEKGQQVKAILDPFNPTGSTAHVRFNTSREDRWETLGPPPKNQVNWVILDSGWESEFCRVAESHPSVLAYTKNHNLGLEVPYRFGSANRIYIPDFIVQVDDGHGKNDPLNLIVEIKGYRREDAKEKKSTMDTYWIPGVNHLGTHGRWAFAEFGDVYEMQEDFAKEVEAKFNQMIESAVPAPGNKEH